From the Scophthalmus maximus strain ysfricsl-2021 chromosome 11, ASM2237912v1, whole genome shotgun sequence genome, one window contains:
- the LOC118299121 gene encoding NACHT and WD repeat domain-containing protein 2 isoform X1 — MDSSPSDSSRVKLYLCSNPEDSVVERRALRKSVFPEIREHCRHAHGLDFRVIDPFESSDPSRWPDENTRQQLIKECRENSAGPFLLALVGHQYGSACPPAQVDVSEYQLLLQESQRAGVSTRALERVYRRDENTVPPSYCLRPPQRPNSVSGLTHCAEVNEEEQSRTEAEEEEDELRKVFQTTVSLCVHNGLMTPGRGHRYYRSALDADLRFALDHCPDNDIISRCLVYVHKVVNAEREKGRMDSQLQPQSEADVSDLRRTPTDEQLLSELCDNFLPALITSCSLLVYTTTTECDRRYGYTTARRRGYAESLCQQVHSDLVGQIDGSNPPETGNLKQLGDASAREQAEQEELCDTLSRFYDVVRPEEDKIRAYVKQSDQHCPLVVLGGPCTGKTVLLAHCAQQIKSWLPDGDPVVISYFCNLQRVLPPTRLLSSLCYQIASRYHSDASPEKGPSFSLGTDLDDLSCVTVSLSELRERLSSLLSRLPSPTRPLVLNVDGLDQIENNFVCAQIIESLPTPLPPAVKLILTVSSKQTHVLQAIKLHYPQCSEEESGHVCVQLGPADRKECVRLLASLLSSSGRRVTSGQQAVVNRALTSCRLTLYARLLHVHTSLWNSDSEVMESSLPAGVHTAISALLDHLEQKHGSSIVTRAVSYLTLCRTGLTEVELADLLSSADEVLSEYARRSESPSSGVGVPQIDVERLLLDLRRFLIGRTVAGSRVLSWVSRHFKLVVAERYLGTRGARSEIHSELADYFSGRWACGNAKPLVVVRTTGPDKDCAQMKLDINRQPSSQPFVFTCSSTDAGRVNLRKVVELPYHLQRSGRWEELEHGILMSLGFHQAMVRAGLLRDLVTMLEGVESQLVFSRERLLLAGSLKSSACCLRAVPLQLPTVMETSLLPYLEVFPALERYVTEIRQEVRKRGSGLGVVMCPAPSSVSPIRCLKCDAKATDVSVAEAAVTECGIVAEVTEDGSAWIWKGPGRDLVTVSLSCERQELKFAGVKSGGQSLLLSTRCNKLFLWDVTGPEMFLEVNVPFKTESEPNSSQHIRSKIKGFVGCQKNMFMWWKDESFVSVFNVSGEALTRFQCRSSVTCLVCSSNGFHVYCGQDEGTVSMFDTDSSRLLGSGTSSSHSAVTAIIVCEDRREMACVDRTGNVTLWDVAAETQPLRLVKERCTANKSNNTLGTDYSEEMGTLLVCHSNQISLWDTCDWEMWDQFSAPRGRAFTQALLSQRGHLLLALLDTCALVLVWRVSTGECVLSLEANKQPHTLLKTASDVVCVARDGCLTVWDSEMIDAAGAAPKTGRGVREVVVERTGERFYATDGSEAVWRWSLEAGFPHANFLHDGPVGKLCLSPDNVRLVTLSAEEIYIWKTETGQNIQRISGCRATDVMITPNNNFGVSISTQGLSRVWKLAHGSIVCSIHTCLSSAKVSPESTFLIGLSRGRLLAASLWSGSISKRFSCVETSEHVVAFHTLSEHPDFVVVMIASGAVYTWKVAEESVCRQFRLPHTFRCQPQDFQMSSDGRYALLSTDNDAISLLDLSQVRLCSRRAEGPVIEACMENTGRFVAYISLEKTCVCELHARPVLTIVRLADGERVGSLRLPKNPLTLVVCKQQCVYVGFEDGSVGVYSVSDVTSDREESLRCREKMTGELKMCPFDRAPTSWLPLATPNIIWP; from the exons GTTTTCCCCGAAATTAGAGAGCACTgcagacacgcacacggacTGGACTTCAGG gtgataGACCCGTTTGAGTCCAGTGATCCCAGTCGTTGGCCAGATGAGAACACCAGGCAGCAGCTGATTAAAGAATGCAGAGAGAACTCAGCTGGACCTTTTTTACTG GCTCTGGTGGGACATCAGTATGGCTCGGCCTGTCCGCCCGCCCAGGTGGACGTGTCCGAgtaccagctgctgctgcaggagagcCAGCGGGCGGGCGTCAGCACGCGGGCGCTGGAGAGAGTTTACCGCAGGGACGAGAACACCGTCCCCCCCTCCTACTGTCTGAGACCTCCCCAGAGACCCAACAGTGTCTCAGGATTGACTCACTGT GCAGAGGTTAATGAGGAAGAGCAGAGTAGGACGgaggctgaagaagaagaagacgagctGAGGAAGGTATTTCAGACcactgtgagtctgtgtgtccACAACGGCCTCATGACCCCAGGGAGAGGCCACAGATACTACAGATCAG CACTCGACGCAGACCTGCGATTTGCTCTGGACCACTGCCCcgacaatgacatcatcagtcgCTGCCTGGTCTACGTCCACAAGGTCGTCaatgctgagagagagaaaggacggATGGATTcacagctgcagccacagtcaGAG gcCGATGTCTCCGACCTGAGGAGAACACCCACTGATGAACAGTTACTCTCAGAGCTCTGTGACAACTTCCTCCCCGCTCTCATTACTTCCTGTTCGCTCCTGGtctacaccaccaccacagagtGCGACCGTCGCTATGGTTACACAACCGCCCGGAGACGGGGCTATGCCGAGTCTCTGTGCCAGCAGGTGCACTCTGACCTCGTGGGGCAGATCGACGGCTCCAACCCGCCAGAAACCGGGAACCTGAAACAGCTCGGTGATGCTTCGGCCCGAGAGCAGGCCGAGCAGGAGGAGCTGTGTGACACCCTGTCCCGCTTTTATGACGTTGTTCGGCCAGAGGAGGACAAG ATCAGAGCCTATGTGAAGCAGAGCGACCAGCATTGCCCACTAGTGGTGTTAGGAGGGCCATGCACAGGGAAGACAGTGCTGCTGGCACACTGTGCTCAACAG atAAAGTCATGGCTTCCAGACGGCGATCCTGTGGTGATCTCTTATTTTTGCAACCTGCAGCGGGTGCTGCCCCCGACGCGCCTGCTGTCCAGCCTGTGTTATCAAATAGCGAGCAGATACCACAGCGACGCTTCCCCTGAAAAGGGTCCCAGCTTCTCCCTTGGCACCGACCTGGACGATCTTAGCTGTGtcactgtcagtctgtctgagCTTAGAGAacgtctctcctccctcctgtctcgtCTGCCATCTCCCACACGGCCTCTAGTTCTAAACGTCGATGGCCTGGATCAAATCGAAAACAACTTTGTTTGCGCTCAAATCATAGAGAGCCTCCCCACCCCCTTACCGCCTGCAGTCAAACTAATCCTCACAGTCTCCTCCAAGCAAACACACGTCCTGCAGGCCATCAAActgcattacccacaatgcagcgAGGAGGAGTCGggacatgtgtgtgtacagttggGACCGGCTGACAGGAAAGAGTGTGTGAGGTTGTTGGCGTCGCTGCTGAGCAGTTCAGGAAGGAGGGTGACCTCAGGACAACAGGCTGTGGTGAACCGGGCGCTGACTTCCTGTCGTCTGACTCTCTATGCTCGCCTGCTGCATGTACATACCTCGCTCTGGAACTCTG ATTCAGAGGTGATGGAGTCGTCTCTCCCCGCCGGCGTCCACACAGCCATCTCTGCGCTCCTGGATCACCTGGAGCAGAAACACGGCTCCTCGATCGTGACGCGCGCCGTCTCCTACCTCACCCTCTGCAGGACTGGGCTCACCGAGGTCGAGCTCGCCGACCTCCTGTCCAGTGCGGACGAGGTGCTGTCCGAGTACGCTCGGCGGTCTGAGAGCCCGTCCTCCGGTGTGGGGGTCCCGCAGATTGATGTGGAGAGACTTCTGCTGGATTTGAGGCGGTTTCTCATCGGGAGGACAGTTGCGGGGTCGCGTGTTTTGTCGTGGGTGAGCAGACATTTCAAGCTGGTGGTGGCCGAGAGGTATTTAGGCACTCGAGGGGCCAGGAGCGAGATTCATTCGGAGCTGGCGGATTATTTCAGTGGCCGGTGGGCTTGTGGAAATGCTAAACCGCTTGTTGTTGTCCGCACAACAGGACCAGACAAGGACTGTGCCCAAATGAAATTAGACATAAACAGGCAGCCGTCCAGCCAGCCGTTCGTCTTCACTTGTTCTTCCACAGACGCCGGGCGGGTGAACTTGAGAAAAGTCGTAGAGCTGCCGTATCACTTGCAACGAAGTGGCAGATGGGAGGAGTTGGAGCACGGTATATTAATGTCATTGGGCTTTCACCAGGCCATGGTTCGAGCGGGTCTTCTAAGAGATCTGGTGACCATGCTGGAGGGTGTCGAATCACAGCTTGTGTTTTCGAGAGAGAGACTACTGCTTGCAGGATCATTAAAGTCTTCTGCGTGCTGTCTGCGGGCCGTTCCTCTGCAGCTGCCCACGGTGATGGAAACAAGCCTCCTCCCTTATCTGGAGGTCTTTCCTGCACTCGAACGTTACGTCACAGAGATCAGACAGGAGGTGAGGAAACGGGGAAGTGGATTAGGAGTGGTGATGTGTCCTGCTCCTTCCTCCGTTTCCCCCATTCGGTGTTTGAAGTGCGACGCCAAAGCAACGGATGTTTCTGTAGCAGAAGCGGCCGTGACAGAGTGTGGGATTGTGGCGGAGGTAACAGAGGATGGTTCTGCCTGGATTTGGAAAGGTCCTGGGCGTGATCTGGTGACAGTGTCGCTGAGCTGTGAGCGGCAGGAGCTGAAGTTTGCGGGGGTGAAGAGCGGCGGCCAGTCACTGCTGCTTTCCACGCGATGCAACAAGCTTTTCTTGTGGGATGTGACGGGCCCAGAAATGTTTCTAGAGGTTAACGTCCCCTTCAAAACCGAGTCGGAACCGAATTCAAGCCAACATATACGAAGCAAAATCAAGGGGTTTGTCGGATgtcagaaaaacatgtttatgtgGTGGAAAGATGAGAgttttgtgagtgtgttcaaTGTCTCCGGTGAGGCCCTGACTCGTTTCCAGTGTCGGAGCTCTGTGACCTGTTTGGTTTGCTCATCTAATGGCTTTCACGTGTACTGTGGGCAGGATGAAGGCACAGTCTCCATGTTTGACACAGACTCCAGCCGTCTGCTCGGCAGCGGCACAAGCTCCAGTCACAGTGCGGTTACAGCGATTATTGTCTGTGAAGACAGGAGGGAAATGGCATGTGTCGACAGGACTGGGAATGTGACTTTATGGGATGTGGCAGCCGAAACACAACCACTCAGACTTGTAAAGGAGAGATGTACTGCTAATAAATCCAACAACACCCTCGGTACAGATTACTCTGAAGAAATGGGCACGTTATTGGTGTGTCACTCTAATCAGATCTCACTGTGGGATACGTGTGACTGGGAGATGTGGGACCAGTTCTCGGCTCCACGAGGGAGGGCCTTCACTCAAGCTCTGCTCTCCCAGCGTGGCCACCTTCTCCTCGCTCTGCTGGACACCTGTGCCCTTGTCTTGGTGTGGAGGGTCAGCACAGGGGAGTGTGTCCTCTCCTTGGAGGCAAACAAGCAGCCGCATACACTCCTCAAAACAGCGTCGGACGTCGTTTGTGTCGCCCGTGACGGCTGCCTGACGGTGTGGGACTCTGAGATGATAGACGCCGCGGGTGCAGCTCCGAAAACCGGCCGTGGAGTGAGGGAAGTGGTGGTTGAACGGACGGGCGAGCGATTCTACGCCACGGACGGCTCAGAGGCGGTGTGGAGGTGGAGTTTGGAGGCGGGTTTTCCACATGCTAACTTCCTGCACGATGGTCCCGTTGGAAAACTGTGCCTCTCTCCAGACAACGTCCGTCTTGTGACACTATCAGCAGAGGAAATTTACATTTGGAAGACGGAAACAGGTCAGAACATCCAGCGCATTAGTGGCTGCAGAGCTACAGATGTCATGATCACCCCTAATAATAACTTTGGGGTGAGTATTTCCACGCAAGGGTTGTCCCGGGTGTGGAAGCTGGCACATGGGAGTATAGTGTGCAGCATACACACGTGCCTATCCAGCGCCAAGGTGTCTCCTGAGAGCACCTTCCTCATTGGCCTTAGCCGTGGTCGCTTGTTGGCTGCCAGTCTGTGGTCAGGCTCCATCAGTAAGCGTTTTTCCTGTGTGGAAACCTCGGAGCATGTTGTTGCTTTCCACACACTGTCAGAGCACCCAGACTTTGTGGTGGTGATGATAGCCTCGGGGGCAGTGTACACCTGGAAGGTGGCGGAGGAGAGCGTGTGCAGGCAATTTCGGTTGCCGCACACGTTTCGGTGTCAGCCACAAGACTTCCAAATGTCCTCCGACGGCAGATATGCACTGCTATCCACCGATAATGACGCCATCAGCCTCTTGGACCTGTCTCAGGTCAGACTGTGCTCACGCAGAGCCGAGGGTCCCGTCATTGAAGCCTGCATGGAAAACACTGGGCGTTTTGTCGCCTACATCAGCCTTGAGAAAACCTGTGTCTGTGAACTGCACGCGAGGCCCGTCCTCACCATCGTACGACTCGCAGACGGGGAAAGAGTTGGGAGCCTGCGTCTGCCTAAGAATCCACTGACTCTGGTTGTGTGTAAGCAGCAGTGCGTGTACGTGGGTTTTGAGGACGGGTCTGTGGGTGTGTATTCTGTGTCAGATGTCACGTCCGACCGGGAGGAGTCGCTCAGGTGCAGAGAAAAAATGACTGGTGAGTTGAAGATGTGCCCTTTTGACAGAGCACCAACCAGCTGGTTACCCCTAGCAACCCCCAATATCATATGGCCTTAA
- the LOC118299121 gene encoding NACHT and WD repeat domain-containing protein 2 isoform X2: protein MTPGRGHRYYRSALDADLRFALDHCPDNDIISRCLVYVHKVVNAEREKGRMDSQLQPQSEADVSDLRRTPTDEQLLSELCDNFLPALITSCSLLVYTTTTECDRRYGYTTARRRGYAESLCQQVHSDLVGQIDGSNPPETGNLKQLGDASAREQAEQEELCDTLSRFYDVVRPEEDKIRAYVKQSDQHCPLVVLGGPCTGKTVLLAHCAQQIKSWLPDGDPVVISYFCNLQRVLPPTRLLSSLCYQIASRYHSDASPEKGPSFSLGTDLDDLSCVTVSLSELRERLSSLLSRLPSPTRPLVLNVDGLDQIENNFVCAQIIESLPTPLPPAVKLILTVSSKQTHVLQAIKLHYPQCSEEESGHVCVQLGPADRKECVRLLASLLSSSGRRVTSGQQAVVNRALTSCRLTLYARLLHVHTSLWNSDSEVMESSLPAGVHTAISALLDHLEQKHGSSIVTRAVSYLTLCRTGLTEVELADLLSSADEVLSEYARRSESPSSGVGVPQIDVERLLLDLRRFLIGRTVAGSRVLSWVSRHFKLVVAERYLGTRGARSEIHSELADYFSGRWACGNAKPLVVVRTTGPDKDCAQMKLDINRQPSSQPFVFTCSSTDAGRVNLRKVVELPYHLQRSGRWEELEHGILMSLGFHQAMVRAGLLRDLVTMLEGVESQLVFSRERLLLAGSLKSSACCLRAVPLQLPTVMETSLLPYLEVFPALERYVTEIRQEVRKRGSGLGVVMCPAPSSVSPIRCLKCDAKATDVSVAEAAVTECGIVAEVTEDGSAWIWKGPGRDLVTVSLSCERQELKFAGVKSGGQSLLLSTRCNKLFLWDVTGPEMFLEVNVPFKTESEPNSSQHIRSKIKGFVGCQKNMFMWWKDESFVSVFNVSGEALTRFQCRSSVTCLVCSSNGFHVYCGQDEGTVSMFDTDSSRLLGSGTSSSHSAVTAIIVCEDRREMACVDRTGNVTLWDVAAETQPLRLVKERCTANKSNNTLGTDYSEEMGTLLVCHSNQISLWDTCDWEMWDQFSAPRGRAFTQALLSQRGHLLLALLDTCALVLVWRVSTGECVLSLEANKQPHTLLKTASDVVCVARDGCLTVWDSEMIDAAGAAPKTGRGVREVVVERTGERFYATDGSEAVWRWSLEAGFPHANFLHDGPVGKLCLSPDNVRLVTLSAEEIYIWKTETGQNIQRISGCRATDVMITPNNNFGVSISTQGLSRVWKLAHGSIVCSIHTCLSSAKVSPESTFLIGLSRGRLLAASLWSGSISKRFSCVETSEHVVAFHTLSEHPDFVVVMIASGAVYTWKVAEESVCRQFRLPHTFRCQPQDFQMSSDGRYALLSTDNDAISLLDLSQVRLCSRRAEGPVIEACMENTGRFVAYISLEKTCVCELHARPVLTIVRLADGERVGSLRLPKNPLTLVVCKQQCVYVGFEDGSVGVYSVSDVTSDREESLRCREKMTGELKMCPFDRAPTSWLPLATPNIIWP, encoded by the exons ATGACCCCAGGGAGAGGCCACAGATACTACAGATCAG CACTCGACGCAGACCTGCGATTTGCTCTGGACCACTGCCCcgacaatgacatcatcagtcgCTGCCTGGTCTACGTCCACAAGGTCGTCaatgctgagagagagaaaggacggATGGATTcacagctgcagccacagtcaGAG gcCGATGTCTCCGACCTGAGGAGAACACCCACTGATGAACAGTTACTCTCAGAGCTCTGTGACAACTTCCTCCCCGCTCTCATTACTTCCTGTTCGCTCCTGGtctacaccaccaccacagagtGCGACCGTCGCTATGGTTACACAACCGCCCGGAGACGGGGCTATGCCGAGTCTCTGTGCCAGCAGGTGCACTCTGACCTCGTGGGGCAGATCGACGGCTCCAACCCGCCAGAAACCGGGAACCTGAAACAGCTCGGTGATGCTTCGGCCCGAGAGCAGGCCGAGCAGGAGGAGCTGTGTGACACCCTGTCCCGCTTTTATGACGTTGTTCGGCCAGAGGAGGACAAG ATCAGAGCCTATGTGAAGCAGAGCGACCAGCATTGCCCACTAGTGGTGTTAGGAGGGCCATGCACAGGGAAGACAGTGCTGCTGGCACACTGTGCTCAACAG atAAAGTCATGGCTTCCAGACGGCGATCCTGTGGTGATCTCTTATTTTTGCAACCTGCAGCGGGTGCTGCCCCCGACGCGCCTGCTGTCCAGCCTGTGTTATCAAATAGCGAGCAGATACCACAGCGACGCTTCCCCTGAAAAGGGTCCCAGCTTCTCCCTTGGCACCGACCTGGACGATCTTAGCTGTGtcactgtcagtctgtctgagCTTAGAGAacgtctctcctccctcctgtctcgtCTGCCATCTCCCACACGGCCTCTAGTTCTAAACGTCGATGGCCTGGATCAAATCGAAAACAACTTTGTTTGCGCTCAAATCATAGAGAGCCTCCCCACCCCCTTACCGCCTGCAGTCAAACTAATCCTCACAGTCTCCTCCAAGCAAACACACGTCCTGCAGGCCATCAAActgcattacccacaatgcagcgAGGAGGAGTCGggacatgtgtgtgtacagttggGACCGGCTGACAGGAAAGAGTGTGTGAGGTTGTTGGCGTCGCTGCTGAGCAGTTCAGGAAGGAGGGTGACCTCAGGACAACAGGCTGTGGTGAACCGGGCGCTGACTTCCTGTCGTCTGACTCTCTATGCTCGCCTGCTGCATGTACATACCTCGCTCTGGAACTCTG ATTCAGAGGTGATGGAGTCGTCTCTCCCCGCCGGCGTCCACACAGCCATCTCTGCGCTCCTGGATCACCTGGAGCAGAAACACGGCTCCTCGATCGTGACGCGCGCCGTCTCCTACCTCACCCTCTGCAGGACTGGGCTCACCGAGGTCGAGCTCGCCGACCTCCTGTCCAGTGCGGACGAGGTGCTGTCCGAGTACGCTCGGCGGTCTGAGAGCCCGTCCTCCGGTGTGGGGGTCCCGCAGATTGATGTGGAGAGACTTCTGCTGGATTTGAGGCGGTTTCTCATCGGGAGGACAGTTGCGGGGTCGCGTGTTTTGTCGTGGGTGAGCAGACATTTCAAGCTGGTGGTGGCCGAGAGGTATTTAGGCACTCGAGGGGCCAGGAGCGAGATTCATTCGGAGCTGGCGGATTATTTCAGTGGCCGGTGGGCTTGTGGAAATGCTAAACCGCTTGTTGTTGTCCGCACAACAGGACCAGACAAGGACTGTGCCCAAATGAAATTAGACATAAACAGGCAGCCGTCCAGCCAGCCGTTCGTCTTCACTTGTTCTTCCACAGACGCCGGGCGGGTGAACTTGAGAAAAGTCGTAGAGCTGCCGTATCACTTGCAACGAAGTGGCAGATGGGAGGAGTTGGAGCACGGTATATTAATGTCATTGGGCTTTCACCAGGCCATGGTTCGAGCGGGTCTTCTAAGAGATCTGGTGACCATGCTGGAGGGTGTCGAATCACAGCTTGTGTTTTCGAGAGAGAGACTACTGCTTGCAGGATCATTAAAGTCTTCTGCGTGCTGTCTGCGGGCCGTTCCTCTGCAGCTGCCCACGGTGATGGAAACAAGCCTCCTCCCTTATCTGGAGGTCTTTCCTGCACTCGAACGTTACGTCACAGAGATCAGACAGGAGGTGAGGAAACGGGGAAGTGGATTAGGAGTGGTGATGTGTCCTGCTCCTTCCTCCGTTTCCCCCATTCGGTGTTTGAAGTGCGACGCCAAAGCAACGGATGTTTCTGTAGCAGAAGCGGCCGTGACAGAGTGTGGGATTGTGGCGGAGGTAACAGAGGATGGTTCTGCCTGGATTTGGAAAGGTCCTGGGCGTGATCTGGTGACAGTGTCGCTGAGCTGTGAGCGGCAGGAGCTGAAGTTTGCGGGGGTGAAGAGCGGCGGCCAGTCACTGCTGCTTTCCACGCGATGCAACAAGCTTTTCTTGTGGGATGTGACGGGCCCAGAAATGTTTCTAGAGGTTAACGTCCCCTTCAAAACCGAGTCGGAACCGAATTCAAGCCAACATATACGAAGCAAAATCAAGGGGTTTGTCGGATgtcagaaaaacatgtttatgtgGTGGAAAGATGAGAgttttgtgagtgtgttcaaTGTCTCCGGTGAGGCCCTGACTCGTTTCCAGTGTCGGAGCTCTGTGACCTGTTTGGTTTGCTCATCTAATGGCTTTCACGTGTACTGTGGGCAGGATGAAGGCACAGTCTCCATGTTTGACACAGACTCCAGCCGTCTGCTCGGCAGCGGCACAAGCTCCAGTCACAGTGCGGTTACAGCGATTATTGTCTGTGAAGACAGGAGGGAAATGGCATGTGTCGACAGGACTGGGAATGTGACTTTATGGGATGTGGCAGCCGAAACACAACCACTCAGACTTGTAAAGGAGAGATGTACTGCTAATAAATCCAACAACACCCTCGGTACAGATTACTCTGAAGAAATGGGCACGTTATTGGTGTGTCACTCTAATCAGATCTCACTGTGGGATACGTGTGACTGGGAGATGTGGGACCAGTTCTCGGCTCCACGAGGGAGGGCCTTCACTCAAGCTCTGCTCTCCCAGCGTGGCCACCTTCTCCTCGCTCTGCTGGACACCTGTGCCCTTGTCTTGGTGTGGAGGGTCAGCACAGGGGAGTGTGTCCTCTCCTTGGAGGCAAACAAGCAGCCGCATACACTCCTCAAAACAGCGTCGGACGTCGTTTGTGTCGCCCGTGACGGCTGCCTGACGGTGTGGGACTCTGAGATGATAGACGCCGCGGGTGCAGCTCCGAAAACCGGCCGTGGAGTGAGGGAAGTGGTGGTTGAACGGACGGGCGAGCGATTCTACGCCACGGACGGCTCAGAGGCGGTGTGGAGGTGGAGTTTGGAGGCGGGTTTTCCACATGCTAACTTCCTGCACGATGGTCCCGTTGGAAAACTGTGCCTCTCTCCAGACAACGTCCGTCTTGTGACACTATCAGCAGAGGAAATTTACATTTGGAAGACGGAAACAGGTCAGAACATCCAGCGCATTAGTGGCTGCAGAGCTACAGATGTCATGATCACCCCTAATAATAACTTTGGGGTGAGTATTTCCACGCAAGGGTTGTCCCGGGTGTGGAAGCTGGCACATGGGAGTATAGTGTGCAGCATACACACGTGCCTATCCAGCGCCAAGGTGTCTCCTGAGAGCACCTTCCTCATTGGCCTTAGCCGTGGTCGCTTGTTGGCTGCCAGTCTGTGGTCAGGCTCCATCAGTAAGCGTTTTTCCTGTGTGGAAACCTCGGAGCATGTTGTTGCTTTCCACACACTGTCAGAGCACCCAGACTTTGTGGTGGTGATGATAGCCTCGGGGGCAGTGTACACCTGGAAGGTGGCGGAGGAGAGCGTGTGCAGGCAATTTCGGTTGCCGCACACGTTTCGGTGTCAGCCACAAGACTTCCAAATGTCCTCCGACGGCAGATATGCACTGCTATCCACCGATAATGACGCCATCAGCCTCTTGGACCTGTCTCAGGTCAGACTGTGCTCACGCAGAGCCGAGGGTCCCGTCATTGAAGCCTGCATGGAAAACACTGGGCGTTTTGTCGCCTACATCAGCCTTGAGAAAACCTGTGTCTGTGAACTGCACGCGAGGCCCGTCCTCACCATCGTACGACTCGCAGACGGGGAAAGAGTTGGGAGCCTGCGTCTGCCTAAGAATCCACTGACTCTGGTTGTGTGTAAGCAGCAGTGCGTGTACGTGGGTTTTGAGGACGGGTCTGTGGGTGTGTATTCTGTGTCAGATGTCACGTCCGACCGGGAGGAGTCGCTCAGGTGCAGAGAAAAAATGACTGGTGAGTTGAAGATGTGCCCTTTTGACAGAGCACCAACCAGCTGGTTACCCCTAGCAACCCCCAATATCATATGGCCTTAA